One part of the Thermoanaerobacterium sp. CMT5567-10 genome encodes these proteins:
- a CDS encoding cold-shock protein: protein MVRGKVKWFNAEKGYGFIEREGGSDVFVHYSAIEQDGFKTLEEGQEVEFDIVEAEKGPQAANVKKVS, encoded by the coding sequence ATGGTAAGAGGTAAAGTAAAATGGTTCAATGCTGAGAAAGGTTATGGCTTCATAGAAAGAGAAGGAGGTTCAGATGTATTCGTACATTACTCAGCAATTGAACAAGATGGTTTTAAGACATTAGAGGAAGGACAGGAAGTTGAGTTTGATATAGTGGAGGCAGAAAAAGGGCCACAGGCCGCTAACGTTAAAAAGGTTTCTTAA